One Osmerus eperlanus chromosome 23, fOsmEpe2.1, whole genome shotgun sequence DNA segment encodes these proteins:
- the LOC134009533 gene encoding LOW QUALITY PROTEIN: GTPase IMAP family member GIMD1-like (The sequence of the model RefSeq protein was modified relative to this genomic sequence to represent the inferred CDS: deleted 1 base in 1 codon; substituted 1 base at 1 genomic stop codon), whose product MQPTNDRADQEHCSNQGHQRFHDEHGVHHGDRDHRHDDPSVLSLNVLLLGKVQSGRSSVGNVLIGGGEFRQGCLEFCDRVMXSALSNFLKYFRRKGAESDLRLRVMDTPPLPPPERGVREQFVEGVHVVVLVVRADVPILDTHLTLSTEVGTHTHTVCSKVLMCVCMCVYIRVYIMCINIFLCVCPGCAGTDRGCVCVCLCVQAVLGPGWNSHALLVVTHADSLREAGLRMEPYLTQASDSLRALIDTVGGQCLFLNGSSDWPEIEGRPLRDRVLALSAQNRHTALTPDP is encoded by the exons ATGCAGCCCACCAATGATAGAGCAGATCAGGAGCACTGTAGCAACCAAGGCCATCAACGTTTCCATGACGAACACGGTGTTCACCATGGTGACCGGGATCATCGCCACGACGACCCCAGTGTGCTGAGCCTGAACGTGCTGCTATTGGGCAAGGTGCAGAGTGGGCGGAGCTCTGTGGGGAACGTTCTgattggaggaggagagttCCGGCAGGGCTGTCTGGAGTTTTGTGACCGGGTCATGTGATCTGCGCTGTCGAACTTTCTCAAATACTTCCGCCGGAAAGGGGCGGAGTCTGACCTGAGACTAAGGGTGATGGACACGCCCCCTTTGCCTCccccagagaggg GAGTGCGTGAACAGTTCGTGGAGGGAGTTCATGTTgtggtgttggtggtgaggGCAGATGTACCtatactggacacacacctgacccTCAGTACTgaggtaggaacacacacacacacagtgtgttccaaagtattaatgtgtgtgtgtatgtgtgtgtatatacgtgtgtatataatgtgtataaacatatttttatgtgtgtgtccaggctgtgcTGGCACTGaccgaggctgtgtgtgtgtgtgtttgtgtgtccaggctgtgcTGGGTCCAGGTTGGAACAGTCACGCTCTGCTGGTCGTGACCCACGCTGACTCTCTGAGGGAGGCGGGGCTTAGGATGGAGCCTTACCTGACCCAGGCGTCTGATTCGCTCAGAGCTTTGATTGACACAGTGGGGGGGCAG TGCCTGTTCCTGAACGGCTCATCTGATTGGCCAGAGATAGAAGGACGGCCTCTCAGGGACCGCGTCCTGGCCCTGTCTGctcagaacagacacacagccctgacccctgacccctga
- the LOC134009900 gene encoding dickkopf-related protein 2-like, with amino-acid sequence MQIPGQGRVSWVLVVLAVMAWTGEARVKLNSIRTVILRESHVQAFNRSIGDRGDDMVYPCISDLECSEGSYCHAPSRRNPAPPRCLTCRRKKRRCHRDGMCCSGNHCSNNACVPVVVSHSIQDLGWRRGGRKTGKSPTKPSTKGGPGSPCVRSADCSLGHCCARHFWSRVCKPLVLLGQVCTRQRRKLHHSLELFQRCDCGAGLSCRPLARHAQQLTGHAQQLTGHAHQLTGHAHRSSASSSSSSSLPSPTKARLHVCQRE; translated from the exons ATGCAGATCCCTGGACAGGGGCGAGTCTCGTGGGTGCTGGTGGTGTTGGCCGTCATGGCATGGACCGGAGAGGCGCGTGTCAAACTCAACTCTATCAGAACGGTCATCCTACGGGAGTCGCACGTGCAGGCGTTCAACCGGAGCataggagacagaggagacgaTATg gTGTATCCATGTATTAGTGATTTGGAATGCAGCGAGGGCAGTTATTGCCACGCCCCCTCCCGGAGAAACCCTGCCCCACCTCGCTGTCTCACCTGCCgcaggaagaagaggcgttgCCATAGAGATGGCATGTGCTGCTCCGGCAACCACTGTAGCAACA atGCGTGTGTTCCAGTGGTCGTGTCTCACAGCATCCAGGAtctgggatggaggagaggagggaggaagactgGGAAGAGCCCCACCAAACCTTCCACCAAAG gtggtcCGGGTTCCCCCTGCGTGAGGTCAGCTGACTGCAGCCTGGGGCACTGCTGTGCGCGGCACTTCTGGTCCCGTGTGTGTAAACCTCTGGTGCTGCTGGGACAGGTGTGCACACGCCAGCGCAGGAAGTTACATCACAGCCTGGAGCTGTTCCAGCGCTGCGACTGTGGGGCGGGGCTTAGCTGCAGGCCGCTGGCACGCCACGCTCAACAGctcacaggccacgcccaacagctcacaggccacgcccaccagctcacaggccacgcccaccgTTCATCGGCATCATCATCCTCGTCTTCGTCGCTGCCGTCGCCAACGAAAGCTCGACTTCATGTCTgccagagagagtga
- the sgms2b gene encoding phosphatidylcholine:ceramide cholinephosphotransferase 2 produces the protein MAASELMLDDQDSDRAHLEVSITMETPPTPPCVANGNPQRPAVAAAETNHTPDDGGRSGKRNHGDRLPVRLIGQLQRCLRKRHDYVKIALPGGRGPRLPREWWKTGVAFVYATFNLVLTTVVITVVHERVPDKTVSPPLPDKFFDYVDRVPWAFTVTEVNGLILMALWFIQWLFLKHKSIIGRRCFFLIGTLYLYRCVTMYITTLPVPGKHMTCAPKLYGDSEGMVWRILGLVAGGGLSITGGHLMCGDFLYSGHTIMLTLAYLFIKEYSPPSMWWYQWLCWLLSAVGVVCILIGHEHYSIDVVIAYFITSRLFWWYHTMAHTQGLRGVPNNYLSRTWWNPVFNFLEKNVLEAVPCTFSWPISLRSLCPHPPCRHYAMVHSRGEE, from the exons ATGGCTGCCTCAGAGTTGATGCTTGACGACCAGGACAGTGACAGGGCTCACCTGGAAGTCTCCATCACCATGGAAACCCCTCCCACCCCGCCATGCGTCGCCAACGGCAACCCCCAGCGCCCCGCTGTGGCGGCAGCGGAGACCAACCACACCCCCGACGACGGCGGGCGCAGCGGGAAGCGTAACCACGGCGACCGTCTGCCTGTCCGTCTGATTGGCCAGCTGCAGCGCTGCCTGAGGAAACGCCACGACTACGTCAAGATCGCCCTGCCGGGGGGGCGGGGCCCGCGGTTGCCACGGGAATGGTGGAAGACAGGGGTGGCGTTTGTGTACGCAACCTTTAACCTTGTCCTGACCACTGTGGTCATCACCGTGGTGCACGAGCGCGTTCCAGACAAGACCGTCAGCCCGCCGTTACCGGACAAGTTTTTTGACTACGTGGACCGGGTGCCCTGGGCCTTTACGGTCACCGAGGTCAACGGGCTCATCCTCATGGCCCTCTGGTTCATCCAGTGGCTGTTCCTCAAACACAA GTCCATCATTGGCCGCAGGTGTTTCTTCCTGATAGGAACTCTTTACCTGTATCGCTGTGTCACCATGTACATCACCACCCTGCCTGTCCCTGGCAAGCACATGACCTGCGCCCccaag ctgtACGGGGACTCGGAGGGCATGGTGTGGAGGATTCTGGGGCTGGTGGCCGGGGGCGGGCTCTCCATAACGGGGGGGCACCTGATGTGTGGAGACTTCCTGTACAGCGGACACACCATCATGCTCACCCTGGCTTACCTGTTCATCAAGGAGT actcccccccctccatgtgGTGGTACCAGTGGCTCTGCTGGTTGCTAAGCGCCGTGGGCGTGGTCTGTATCCTGATTGGTCACGAGCACTACAGCATTGACGTAGTCATCGCTTACTTCATCACCTCCAGACTCTTCTGGTGGTACCACACCATGgcccacacacag ggTCTACGTGGTGTTCCTAACAACTACCTCTCTAGAACCTGGTGGAATCCTGTGTTTAACTTCCTGGAGAAGAATGTTCTAGAAGCAGTTCCCTGCACGTTCTCCTGGCCCATCTCACTGCGctccctctgccctcaccccccctgccGACACTACGCCATGGtgcacagcagaggagaggagtga
- the LOC134010002 gene encoding calcium uniporter protein, mitochondrial-like → MVWFGKIARLHLAALRCFPPLYRTVSPLGSTARLWCLQASPVLYYSTLPSSADLSVHYKHGRPTLSLPLPSRQERCHFLLRPLLMSVDDFLSDIQKEDPGVTTAAVLTSEGGKVSSSTSMDTVLKQNFLLQLNSTVYTVHSAGGDCHEHVTMPEDLKELVLMLHCALQLPGHQLHTHSQLQQRRHTLTQELAPLEQVRAQLAREAESHASCVTWAGLAFLSLQGGFLAYLTWFVFAWDVMEPVTYFLTYATSMGFLGYYVLTKQDLVYPDAKDRQFLHFFYKRAAKKHFNVHQYNLLRKELAMVESDLKRLRNPLELKIPVDQIQAHN, encoded by the exons ATGGTTTGGTTTGGGAAGATAGCTCGACTGCACTTGGCTGCTCTCCGCTGCTTTCCGCCGCTCTACAGAACCGTGTCTCCGCTCGGCTCTACG gccagaCTTTGGTGTTTGCAGGCGTCTCCCGTTCTGTACTACAGCACTCTACCTTCCTCTGCTG ACCTGAGCGTGCACTACAAACATGGCCGCCccaccctgtccctccccctcccctcccgccaggagcgatgtcacttcctgctccGCCCGTTGCTAATGAGTGTtgatgacttcctgtctgacatccAGAAGGAGGATCCTGGAGTGACGACTGCTGCTGTCCTCAcctctg aagGAGGAAAGGTTTCCTCTAGCACCTCCATGGACACGGTGCTGAAACAGAACTTCCTGCTGCAGCTCAACAGCACTGTGTACACCGTCCACTCTGCTGGGGGAg actGCCATGAGCATGTGACCATGCCAGAAGACCTGAAGGAGCTGGTGTTGATGCTGCACTGTGCTCTCCAGCTGCCTGGtcaccagctccacacacactctcagctgcagcagcgcagacacacactcacacaggagcTGGCCCCTctggagcag gtgcggGCCCAGTTGGCGAGGGAGGCGGAGTCTCATGCATCGTGTGTTACGTGGGCGGGGCTTGCGTTCCTCTCTCTGCAGGGAGGATTCCTGGCCTACCTCAcctg GTTTGTGTTTGCGTGGGACGTGATGGAGCCAGTCACCTACTTCCTCACCTACGCCACCAGCATGGGCTTCCTGGGGTACTACGTACTCaccaagcag gacctGGTTTATCCTGACGCTAAAGATCGTCAGTTTCTACACTTTTTCTACAAGAGGGCAGCAAAGAAGCACTTCAATGTTCACCAGTACAACCTGCTGAGGAAGGAGCTGGCTATG gttgagAGCGATCTGAAGCGTTTAAGAAATCCTCTTGAGCTGAAGATACCAGTGGACCAGATCCAGGCCCACAActga
- the cfi gene encoding complement factor I, with protein sequence MRSSRIQETLLLLLALLLTHTTSLPTPQEQSRVSNLPPTQAPTQAPLPRQDSVVGPPLCLGRNLTRHTCSHTFCSPWERCLKGMCVCKIPYQCPSEEQAFVCGLNGRRYSSYCQVMAVSCASKKPFMSHFAKKCTESQVFSSSLGQQGQVGLDLPGSGALLVCEEGWNTAAANVICRDQRGDKLGARLAGSESYDSISMDDKPYRCLRVRCQGYENSLAECSFSGLRPIARGDRVATATCYNQTKEEACAGFLCVNRKCVETETACDGVDDCGDLSDEMCCQQCRGDAFRCPSGVCVSREAVGDGVQDCLDGVDESRQETGGRFAGTHHPVIEKKFISPRNEIQIAKKTLMTLQCGRPNLTMVIREEDSRTRHKRVVGGVPAKPTQIQWQVAIEDNGKVDCGGAYLGGCWVLTAAHCVRPRPNNFMVKFSVWKKRSPQGTTDIVPVKEIHIHYKFDSGTYENDIALIELKKLPFEERCLEQNPAVSAVCVPWSQQLFQPNHTCSISGWGRNKEGKSANELLWANVSLIPDCEKYYKDRFKPGMMCAGDLDGDVDSCQGDSGGPLVCEDSLGVSYLWGIVSWGEECGAVGFPGVYTQVAHYFEWIRGITGWDAITRHL encoded by the exons ATGAGGTCGTCACGGATACAGGAGACACTTCTGCTGCTACTggctctcctcctcacacacaccacctcg CTACCTACCCCccaggagcagagcagggtcTCGAACCTTCCCCCCACCCAGGCCCCCACCCAGGCCCCCCTGCCCCGCCAGGACAGCGTGGTGGGCCCCCCCCTGTGCCTGGGCAGGAACCTGACCCGACACACCTGCAGCCACACCTTCTGCTCACCATGGGAACGCTGCCTGAAGGGCAT gtgtgtgtgtaagataccGTACCAGTGTCCGTCGGAGGAGCAGGCGTTTGTGTGTGGTCTGAACGGGAGGCGCTATTCCTCCTACTGCCAGGTGATGGCGGTGTCCTGTGCCAGCAAGAAGCCCTTCATGTCCCACTTTGCAAAGAAGTGTACCG agagCCAGGTGTTCAGCTCGTCCCTGGGCCAGCAGGGCCAGGTGGGACTGGACCTGCCTGGATCTGGAGccctgctggtgtgtgaggagggctggAACACAGCTGCTGCAAATGTCATCTGTAGAGACCAGAGGGGGGACAAgct gggtgctcGTCTTGCAGGGTCTGAGAGTTATGACTCCATCTCCATGGACGACAAGCCGTACCGCTGCCTCAGGGTGCGTTGTCAGGGTTACGAGAACTCCTTGGCCGAGTGTTCCTTCTCCGGCCTGAGGCCCATCGCCCGCGGCGACAGGGTTGCCACGGCGACCTGCTACAATCAGACAAAAG AGGAGGCGTGTGCAGGGTTCCTCTGTgtgaacaggaagtgtgtggagACGGAGACGGCGTGTGACGGGGTGGACGACTGTGGAGACCTCAGCGACGAGATGTGCTGCCAAC AGTGCAGAGGCGATGCGTTCCGCTGcccgtcaggtgtgtgtgtgtccagggaggcGGTGGGAGACGGCGTGCAGGACTGTCTGGACGGAGTGGACGAGTCCCGTCAGGAGACCGGAGGTAGGTTTGCTGGCACACACCATCCAG TCATTGAAAAGAAGTTCATCTCTCCCAGGAACG aAATCCAGATTGCGAAGAAGACCTTGATGACCCTGCAGTGTGGACGACCCAACCTCACCATGGTGATCAGGGAGGAGGACTCCAGGACCAGACACAAACGGGTCGTGGGAGGAGTCCCAGCCAAGcca ACCCAGATCCAGTGGCAGGTGGCCATTGAGGACAACGGCAAGGTCGACTGTGGAGGAGCATACCTGGGAGGGTGCTGGGTCCTTACTGCTGCTcactgtgtcag gcCTAGACCCAACAACTTCATGGTGAAGTTCTCTGTGTGGAAGAAGAGATCCCCTCAGGGAACCACAGACATCGTTCCTGTCAAGGAGATCCACATCCACTACAA gtttgacTCTGGGACCTATGAGAACGACATAGCGCTGATCGAGCTGAAGAAGCTTCcatttgaggagaggtgtctGGAGCAGAACCCTGCTGTGAGcgctgtgtgtgtcccctggAGCCAGCAGCTGTTCCAGCCAAACCACACCTGCAGCATCTCTGGCTGGGGCCGCAACAAAg agggaaaATCAGCTAACGAGCTGCTGTGGGCTAATGTGTCCCTGATTCCTGACTGTGAGAAATACTACAAGGATCGCTTCAAACCTGGGATGATGTGTGCAG gggacCTGGACGGGGACGTGGACTCCTGTCAGGGGGACTCCGGGGGCCCCCTGGTGTGTGAGGACAGTCTGGGAGTGTCCTACCTGTGGGGCATCGTCTCCTGGGGGGAGGAATGTGGAGCAGTTGGCTTCCCTGGAGTctacacacag gtggCTCATTACTTTGAGTGGATACGAGGAATCACTGGCTGGGATGCCATCACCAGACACCtctag